From Methylomonas sp. EFPC3, a single genomic window includes:
- the rsmB gene encoding 16S rRNA (cytosine(967)-C(5))-methyltransferase RsmB, producing the protein MNLRGCAAQILAKVIGDGQSLTPALEHGLPKLKDSKDRAFVQALCYGVVRHYYALDFALGKLLGKPLKAKDADIKTLLLVGLYQLQHMRVKPHAAVSETVAATSHKPWARGLVNGVLRQYLRDADNLLQATDRDQQARLNHPQWIIDALCRDWPERHEKILHANDQAAPMFLRVNQRQTSRETYLDQLAAQGIAGQPVDCCDTAIRLDQAVAVEQLPGFSDGRVSVQDGAAQLAAELLDAQAGDWVLDMCAAPGGKTAAILERQPALAGLMAIDVDAQRLQRVEENLARLHLQAETLVADAGNPADWAGPRRFQRILLDAPCSGFGVIRRHPDIKLLRRPDDIAALQVTQARILQAAWQLLTPGGVLLYATCSVLKVENEQQIAAFLATHTDAEELTIYAHWGLARPHGRQILTGERQMDGFYYAKLRKAV; encoded by the coding sequence ATGAATCTTCGCGGCTGCGCGGCGCAAATTCTGGCCAAGGTCATCGGCGACGGCCAGTCGCTGACCCCCGCCCTGGAGCACGGCTTGCCCAAGCTGAAAGACAGCAAAGACAGGGCCTTCGTCCAAGCCTTATGCTACGGCGTGGTGCGCCATTATTACGCACTGGATTTCGCGTTAGGCAAACTGCTCGGCAAACCGCTAAAAGCCAAGGACGCCGACATCAAAACCCTGCTCCTGGTCGGCCTGTACCAATTGCAACACATGCGGGTCAAACCGCACGCCGCCGTCTCGGAAACCGTCGCTGCCACCAGCCACAAACCTTGGGCCAGAGGCTTGGTCAACGGCGTACTCCGGCAGTATTTACGCGACGCGGACAACTTGTTGCAAGCCACAGACCGGGATCAACAAGCCCGACTCAACCATCCGCAATGGATTATCGACGCGCTGTGCCGCGACTGGCCCGAACGCCACGAAAAAATTCTGCACGCCAACGACCAAGCCGCACCGATGTTTTTGCGGGTCAATCAACGGCAGACCAGTCGCGAAACCTACCTGGACCAATTGGCGGCGCAAGGCATTGCCGGGCAGCCGGTCGATTGCTGCGATACGGCGATTCGTCTGGATCAGGCCGTGGCGGTCGAGCAATTGCCCGGCTTCAGCGACGGCCGGGTCTCGGTACAGGACGGCGCCGCGCAACTGGCAGCCGAACTCCTCGACGCCCAAGCCGGCGACTGGGTACTGGACATGTGCGCGGCACCCGGCGGCAAGACCGCAGCGATTCTGGAACGGCAACCGGCATTGGCAGGACTAATGGCGATCGACGTCGACGCCCAGCGCCTGCAACGGGTCGAGGAAAATCTGGCCCGACTGCATTTGCAGGCCGAAACCTTGGTGGCCGACGCCGGAAACCCCGCCGATTGGGCCGGACCACGCCGTTTTCAGCGAATTTTGCTGGACGCTCCCTGCTCCGGTTTCGGCGTAATCCGCCGCCACCCGGACATCAAATTGCTGCGCCGACCGGATGACATTGCGGCATTGCAGGTCACGCAAGCCCGAATTCTGCAGGCCGCATGGCAACTACTCACTCCCGGCGGCGTTCTGCTTTACGCTACCTGCTCGGTGCTGAAAGTCGAAAACGAGCAGCAAATCGCCGCGTTTCTGGCGACTCACACCGACGCCGAAGAACTGACGATATACGCGCATTGGGGCCTGGCCCGCCCGCACGGCCGGCAAATCTTGACCGGAGAACGGCAAATGGACGGCTTTTATTATGCCAAGCTGCGCAAAGCGGTTTAG
- the rplM gene encoding 50S ribosomal protein L13: protein MKTFSAKPAEVKRDWYVIDAEGKTLGRLATEIARRLRGKHKPEYTPHVDTGDYIIVVNAEKIGVTGNKEKDKMYYRHTGYVGNMKSASLGKLRQTFPDRIITTAVQGMLPKNPLGRAMFKKLKVYAGPEHNHQSQQPKVLEF from the coding sequence ATGAAAACATTTAGTGCAAAGCCCGCAGAAGTTAAGCGCGATTGGTACGTGATTGATGCAGAAGGAAAGACATTGGGTCGCCTTGCTACTGAAATTGCACGACGTCTTCGCGGCAAACATAAACCAGAATACACCCCGCACGTCGACACCGGCGACTACATCATCGTCGTCAATGCCGAAAAAATCGGCGTTACCGGCAACAAAGAAAAAGACAAAATGTATTACCGCCACACCGGTTATGTCGGCAACATGAAGTCTGCCTCTTTGGGCAAATTGAGACAAACCTTCCCCGACCGCATCATCACTACCGCAGTGCAAGGCATGCTGCCTAAAAACCCACTGGGCCGGGCGATGTTCAAAAAATTGAAAGTGTATGCCGGTCCGGAGCACAATCATCAGTCTCAACAACCTAAAGTTTTAGAATTCTAA
- the rpsI gene encoding 30S ribosomal protein S9, with protein sequence MAAQYYGTGRRKSSVARVYATVGTGKFIINNRPVDQYFGRKTDEMIARQPLELLAKSGDFDINIIVSGGGPSGQAGAIRHGLTRALMEYDESLRSPLRKAGYVTRDAREVERKKIGLHGARKRPQYSKR encoded by the coding sequence ATGGCAGCTCAATACTACGGAACAGGTCGCCGCAAAAGCTCGGTAGCCCGCGTTTACGCAACGGTCGGCACAGGCAAGTTCATCATCAACAACCGCCCTGTAGACCAATACTTCGGCCGCAAAACCGATGAAATGATCGCCAGACAACCTCTGGAACTTCTGGCAAAATCCGGCGACTTCGACATCAACATCATCGTCTCCGGCGGAGGCCCTTCCGGCCAAGCGGGCGCTATTCGCCACGGCCTGACCCGCGCACTGATGGAATACGACGAATCCCTGCGCTCTCCATTGAGAAAAGCCGGTTACGTGACTCGCGATGCCCGCGAAGTCGAGCGTAAAAAAATCGGTTTGCACGGCGCCAGAAAGCGTCCGCAATACTCGAAACGTTAA
- the def gene encoding peptide deformylase — translation MSILTILEFPDKRLRTVASEVERVDDGIRKLVDDMIETMYSAKGVGLAATQVNVHKRVIVMDVSENKDNPICLINPQIVERDGVEESEEGCLSVPGFFEKVSRAEQIKVKALDRNGDSFELEARDLLAVCIQHEMDHLEGKLFVDYLSAFKRNRIKSKLDKIHRSQGV, via the coding sequence GTGAGTATTCTTACGATTTTGGAGTTCCCCGACAAACGCTTGCGCACGGTCGCCAGCGAGGTGGAGCGAGTCGACGACGGCATCAGAAAACTGGTCGACGACATGATCGAAACCATGTATTCGGCCAAGGGCGTCGGCCTGGCCGCAACCCAGGTCAACGTCCATAAACGCGTGATCGTGATGGATGTCTCCGAAAACAAAGACAATCCAATCTGCCTGATCAACCCGCAAATCGTCGAACGCGACGGCGTTGAAGAATCCGAAGAAGGCTGCTTATCCGTACCCGGCTTCTTCGAAAAAGTCAGCCGCGCCGAACAGATCAAAGTCAAAGCGCTCGATCGTAACGGCGACAGTTTCGAACTCGAAGCCCGCGACTTGTTGGCGGTTTGCATCCAACACGAAATGGACCATCTGGAAGGTAAGCTGTTCGTCGATTATCTGTCGGCATTCAAGCGTAACCGAATAAAATCCAAACTGGATAAGATCCACCGCTCACAGGGCGTATAA
- a CDS encoding ATP-binding protein produces MAYSKMKLPASASIVILFGFVLLSLQLMSSATQESSELGELYSWLLVINTLGSIILLGLVVVNAYSLVRELKKKEAGSKLTTRMVSLFVLLALAPAAIVFYFSVQFLHQGIDSWFNVEIDRAMDDALELSQSAMNQRMNWHIKQTKQMAEHLQHKSETLIALEVGSLWRESGALELAVFNNQGRILASSSINPSDILPHLPDEQIWLQLKQNKEYFAFDPGDNDEMLVRIIVAIEADQSRFLQVLYPIPVRVTDLADSIEFAFIRYQEMNFLRDSLKTSFSLILLLVLLLSMLAAIWVAFISIRNIVAPVRELVKGTQAVADGDYQQQLPVMSQDDLGFLVESFNQMTRRIARSRDETRAAGLEVENQRAYLETILANLTAGVISFDATYFIRTANQAAYRILHIPVSHFVGQNLPALAELHPELADVLTAIQSLLEKADDIWEQRIVFLGPNGRQELLCRGTPLFSQHGAHTGAVVVFDDVTDLIQAQKNAAWGEVARRLAHEIKNPLTPIQLSAERLQHKLSKELQDGSAEFLQRGTRTIVQQVEAMKRMVDDFSEYARPSKKQVEKINLVDLIQQITTLYLPSGISFAMAAASQHVIVEVDPVSIRQVLHNLIKNAQEATGEKCHIAIKIGKVTRNNTDYVEVGLYDNGSGLNADQIETIFEPYVTSKSKGTGLGLAIVKKIVEEHGGVIWVDTAYNGGAGFLLQLPVFEFGTMHE; encoded by the coding sequence ATGGCCTATTCAAAAATGAAGCTGCCGGCCAGCGCGTCAATCGTTATTTTGTTCGGTTTCGTGCTGCTTTCGCTGCAACTGATGAGCAGCGCCACCCAGGAGTCTTCGGAACTCGGCGAGTTGTATTCCTGGCTGTTGGTGATCAATACCCTGGGCTCGATCATCCTGCTCGGGCTGGTTGTCGTCAACGCCTACTCGCTGGTCCGCGAGCTGAAGAAAAAGGAAGCCGGCTCCAAACTCACCACGCGCATGGTCTCGCTGTTCGTATTGTTGGCGCTGGCCCCAGCCGCAATCGTGTTCTACTTCTCGGTGCAATTCCTGCACCAAGGTATCGACAGTTGGTTTAACGTCGAAATCGACCGGGCCATGGACGACGCGCTGGAACTGAGCCAGTCGGCGATGAATCAGCGCATGAATTGGCACATCAAGCAAACCAAGCAAATGGCCGAGCATTTGCAGCACAAATCGGAAACGCTGATTGCATTGGAAGTCGGTTCGTTGTGGCGCGAATCGGGGGCGCTGGAACTGGCGGTATTCAACAACCAGGGCCGAATTCTGGCCTCCAGCAGCATCAACCCCAGCGACATTCTGCCGCATTTGCCCGACGAGCAAATCTGGCTGCAATTGAAACAGAACAAGGAATATTTTGCCTTCGATCCCGGCGACAACGACGAAATGTTGGTGCGCATCATCGTCGCGATCGAAGCCGACCAAAGCCGGTTTCTCCAGGTTTTGTATCCAATTCCGGTGCGGGTCACCGATTTGGCCGATTCGATCGAATTCGCCTTCATTCGCTACCAGGAAATGAATTTCCTGCGCGATTCGCTGAAAACCAGTTTTTCGCTGATCCTGCTGCTGGTGCTGCTGTTGAGTATGCTGGCGGCGATCTGGGTGGCCTTTATCAGCATCCGCAATATCGTCGCTCCGGTCAGGGAATTGGTAAAAGGCACCCAGGCCGTCGCCGACGGCGATTATCAGCAGCAATTGCCGGTAATGAGCCAGGACGACCTGGGCTTTCTGGTCGAATCGTTCAACCAGATGACCCGGCGCATCGCCCGTTCCCGCGACGAAACCCGCGCCGCCGGCCTGGAGGTGGAAAATCAGCGCGCCTACCTGGAAACCATCCTCGCCAACCTGACCGCCGGCGTAATCAGTTTCGACGCGACATACTTCATCCGCACTGCGAATCAGGCCGCCTACCGGATTTTGCACATCCCGGTCAGCCATTTCGTCGGCCAGAATCTACCCGCCTTGGCCGAGCTGCATCCCGAACTGGCCGACGTGTTGACAGCAATCCAAAGCCTGCTGGAAAAAGCCGATGACATCTGGGAGCAGCGCATCGTCTTTCTCGGCCCGAACGGCCGCCAAGAGCTACTGTGCCGCGGTACGCCGCTGTTTTCGCAACACGGCGCCCACACCGGCGCCGTGGTGGTGTTCGACGACGTCACCGATTTGATTCAAGCCCAGAAAAACGCGGCCTGGGGCGAAGTCGCCCGGCGTCTGGCCCACGAAATCAAGAACCCATTGACGCCGATCCAACTGTCCGCAGAACGTTTGCAGCACAAGTTGTCCAAAGAACTGCAGGATGGCTCAGCCGAGTTTCTGCAACGCGGCACCCGCACCATCGTCCAGCAAGTGGAAGCGATGAAACGCATGGTCGACGACTTCTCCGAATACGCCCGCCCGTCGAAAAAGCAGGTCGAAAAAATCAACCTGGTGGATTTGATCCAGCAGATCACTACGCTGTACCTGCCGTCCGGAATTAGCTTCGCGATGGCCGCCGCCAGCCAGCACGTCATTGTCGAAGTCGATCCTGTCAGCATTCGCCAGGTGCTGCATAACCTGATCAAGAACGCGCAAGAAGCCACTGGGGAAAAATGCCATATCGCCATTAAAATCGGCAAAGTCACGCGCAATAACACCGATTATGTCGAAGTCGGTTTGTACGACAACGGCAGCGGCCTGAATGCGGATCAGATCGAAACCATTTTCGAACCCTACGTCACCAGCAAATCCAAGGGTACTGGTTTGGGCCTGGCCATCGTCAAAAAAATCGTGGAAGAACACGGCGGCGTGATTTGGGTGGATACGGCATATAATGGCGGCGCTGGCTTTCTGCTCCAGCTACCGGTTTTTGAATTTGGAACGATGCATGAATAA
- the fmt gene encoding methionyl-tRNA formyltransferase has translation MKIVFAGTPEFAVPTLQTLIDSPHEVIAAYTQPDRPAGRGRKLTASPIKDLALTAGIPVAQPENFKTAEAIQALADLKPELLVVVAYGLILPQAVLDIPKFGCINVHGSLLPRWRGAAPIHRAVMAGDAKTGVTIMKVVKKLDAGDMLLKLECPISADATSSELHDRLAELGAQGLLQVVDMIERGALQAEAQDESLVTYAHKLEKQEALIDWRQSAVELDRKIRGLNAWPVAQTTFAGQILRVWRSEVLAKAATLAPGTIDSSAQALDVATGDGMLRLLEVQLPGGKRINGKDFLNAHPAAGVLLGL, from the coding sequence ATGAAAATCGTTTTTGCCGGCACCCCGGAATTCGCGGTGCCAACGTTGCAAACCCTGATAGATTCGCCGCACGAAGTTATCGCCGCCTATACCCAACCGGACCGGCCGGCAGGCCGCGGCCGTAAATTGACGGCCAGTCCGATCAAAGATTTGGCGTTGACGGCCGGCATCCCGGTCGCCCAGCCGGAAAACTTCAAAACCGCCGAAGCCATCCAAGCCCTGGCCGATTTAAAGCCCGAGTTGCTGGTTGTGGTCGCCTACGGCCTGATTTTGCCGCAAGCGGTGCTCGATATTCCCAAGTTCGGCTGCATCAACGTCCACGGCTCGTTATTACCGCGCTGGCGCGGCGCGGCACCGATCCATCGTGCCGTGATGGCCGGCGATGCCAAAACCGGCGTCACGATCATGAAAGTCGTCAAAAAACTCGATGCCGGCGATATGCTGCTCAAGCTGGAATGCCCGATCAGTGCCGACGCCACCTCCAGCGAATTGCACGACCGCCTAGCCGAACTCGGCGCCCAAGGTTTGCTGCAAGTGGTGGATATGATTGAGCGCGGTGCTTTGCAAGCCGAAGCTCAGGACGAGAGCCTGGTCACCTATGCCCATAAGCTGGAAAAACAGGAAGCGTTAATCGATTGGCGACAATCGGCGGTCGAACTGGACCGAAAAATTCGCGGCCTCAACGCCTGGCCGGTAGCGCAAACCACCTTCGCCGGCCAGATCTTGCGCGTTTGGCGCAGCGAAGTCTTGGCGAAGGCGGCGACCTTAGCGCCCGGCACGATAGACAGTTCGGCGCAAGCCCTGGACGTCGCTACCGGCGACGGCATGCTTCGGTTACTGGAAGTGCAACTGCCGGGCGGCAAGCGCATCAACGGCAAGGATTTTCTGAACGCGCATCCTGCCGCCGGCGTCTTACTCGGCTTATGA
- a CDS encoding DUF4390 domain-containing protein, which produces MPSCAKRFSPGLFALCLALGSTPAWAGNYAARIEYAELQSEGDTAIIASQIEYRLSPVAKEALDKGVPLTWDVVMELREPGWLWDSVAYRSKQRYRLQFHALLNQYAVQTPQNHSEMFLTLSAALHFMASVRDQQPIPATALETGHYYQLAVRSEFNREALPIPLRPVAYLDHRWFLSSHWSLWPIQK; this is translated from the coding sequence ATGCCAAGCTGCGCAAAGCGGTTTAGCCCCGGCCTGTTTGCGCTATGCCTGGCCCTGGGCTCGACGCCGGCTTGGGCCGGTAATTACGCCGCTCGGATAGAGTACGCCGAACTGCAAAGCGAAGGCGATACGGCGATCATCGCCAGCCAGATCGAGTATCGGCTGAGCCCGGTCGCCAAAGAGGCGCTGGACAAAGGCGTGCCGTTGACCTGGGACGTGGTCATGGAATTGCGCGAACCGGGCTGGCTGTGGGATAGCGTCGCCTATCGCAGCAAGCAGCGCTACCGACTGCAGTTTCACGCGCTATTGAACCAATATGCGGTGCAAACCCCGCAAAACCATAGCGAGATGTTTTTGACCCTGAGCGCCGCGCTGCATTTCATGGCCAGCGTGCGCGACCAGCAACCGATCCCGGCCACAGCCCTAGAGACCGGCCACTACTACCAACTGGCGGTGCGCAGCGAATTTAATCGCGAGGCGCTGCCGATTCCGCTACGCCCGGTGGCGTATCTGGACCACCGTTGGTTTCTTTCCAGCCATTGGAGCTTATGGCCTATTCAAAAATGA
- a CDS encoding LysM peptidoglycan-binding domain-containing protein, with translation MLLRTALGIAFSLLAAATARADELQINPNHPDQYTVVKGDTLWDISGKFLQHPWQWPELWHNNPQVKDPHWIYPGDTLYFSYVDGKPRLSFTPGDATEEKLLPRVRESSVEQAIRMVPSDAIIQFLNSPKVVTADELQRAPYVIGFVGEHLIAGAGDGVYVRAIEEPQGLGYTIYRQGKPYISPVTKEILGYEAQFIADTTLQQPGDPATLVINKSDMEVQRGDRLMLTSEGELALNYFPRPPEKQIVGSIIRVMGGVSQIGQHDVVVIDKGTADDIEVGHVFDVYRRGNFLVDRYQSPEGVAVKMPDELAGELMVFRTFERVSYALVMKASAAMHTLDRVQTP, from the coding sequence ATGTTGCTTCGCACCGCTCTGGGTATTGCATTTTCGTTGTTGGCCGCGGCAACTGCACGCGCCGACGAATTGCAGATCAACCCCAATCATCCCGACCAATACACGGTGGTAAAAGGCGACACGCTGTGGGATATCTCCGGCAAGTTTTTGCAACATCCTTGGCAATGGCCCGAGCTCTGGCATAACAATCCGCAAGTTAAAGACCCTCACTGGATTTATCCGGGTGATACTTTGTACTTTTCTTATGTTGATGGTAAACCCAGGTTAAGTTTCACTCCGGGCGATGCAACTGAAGAAAAACTGTTGCCACGGGTTCGCGAATCTTCGGTCGAACAAGCCATACGGATGGTGCCGAGTGATGCGATTATCCAGTTTCTGAATTCGCCGAAAGTGGTGACGGCCGATGAATTGCAGCGCGCGCCCTACGTGATCGGTTTCGTCGGCGAGCATCTGATCGCCGGCGCTGGCGACGGGGTTTACGTGCGGGCGATCGAGGAGCCACAGGGCTTGGGTTATACGATCTACCGGCAGGGCAAGCCTTACATCAGCCCGGTTACCAAAGAGATTTTGGGTTACGAGGCTCAGTTCATTGCCGATACCACGTTGCAACAGCCCGGCGATCCGGCGACGCTGGTCATCAATAAATCGGATATGGAGGTTCAGCGCGGCGACCGCTTGATGCTGACGTCCGAAGGCGAATTGGCGTTGAACTACTTCCCGCGGCCGCCGGAAAAACAAATCGTCGGCAGTATTATCCGGGTGATGGGCGGCGTATCCCAGATCGGCCAGCACGACGTGGTGGTGATCGATAAAGGAACGGCCGACGATATCGAAGTCGGCCATGTGTTCGACGTTTACCGGCGCGGTAACTTCTTGGTGGACCGCTACCAGTCTCCGGAAGGGGTTGCGGTGAAAATGCCGGACGAGCTGGCCGGTGAACTGATGGTGTTCCGGACCTTCGAGCGGGTCAGCTATGCCTTGGTGATGAAAGCGTCGGCCGCGATGCACACCTTGGACCGGGTGCAGACGCCTTGA
- a CDS encoding 4'-phosphopantetheinyl transferase superfamily protein: MRAQFVDVWHAELRGLDSKALTVWDALLSDQERQRSQEYKRPERRQGFVAVRGLLRCTLAGYLDVEPRELVFESGEYGKPALVGARLHFNISHSGDHLLIAVSDLGELGVDVESLRVGRNLHALAGRCFSVREYREWAALPAEQQLPTFYRLWVKKEAFVKAVGRGIAAGLDLCEFALEAGGQLVAIPGEFGGIDAWSVVELPVANAAAALVAPNKSGVFCFRELGLGV; encoded by the coding sequence TTGCGGGCGCAATTTGTTGATGTTTGGCATGCCGAGTTGAGGGGGCTGGATTCGAAGGCCTTAACCGTTTGGGATGCCTTATTGTCGGATCAGGAGCGACAGCGGAGCCAAGAGTATAAACGCCCGGAGCGGCGCCAGGGCTTTGTTGCGGTGCGGGGCTTGTTGCGTTGCACATTGGCCGGGTATTTGGATGTCGAGCCGCGGGAATTGGTGTTCGAGTCGGGCGAGTACGGCAAGCCGGCGTTAGTGGGGGCAAGGCTGCATTTTAATATTTCCCATTCTGGAGATCATTTGCTGATTGCGGTGTCCGATCTCGGCGAGTTGGGGGTTGATGTTGAGAGCCTGCGAGTCGGGCGAAATCTGCATGCGCTCGCCGGGCGTTGTTTCTCGGTGCGGGAATATCGGGAGTGGGCGGCGTTGCCGGCCGAGCAGCAATTGCCGACTTTTTACCGTCTCTGGGTCAAGAAAGAGGCGTTTGTTAAGGCGGTCGGGCGTGGGATTGCGGCAGGTTTGGACTTGTGCGAGTTTGCGCTGGAAGCGGGCGGACAGCTTGTTGCGATTCCTGGCGAATTCGGGGGTATCGACGCTTGGTCGGTGGTCGAGTTACCGGTTGCCAATGCTGCTGCGGCGTTGGTCGCGCCGAACAAGTCCGGTGTGTTCTGCTTTCGCGAGTTGGGGCTGGGTGTTTGA
- a CDS encoding sigma-54 dependent transcriptional regulator: MNKQAPYILVVDDEQDIRELVSEILEDEGYQVAMAENATEAKKLKNQRQPNLILLDIWMPDSDGITLLREWVGEDSSLCPVIMMSGHGSVESAVEATRLGAYDFLEKPLSMAKLLLIVERALETSSLQRENAGLKQQLMIGVEPVGKSAVVERTKDKLKRLAQHDARVLLVGEAGVGKEMYARYLHNNSSRRDGAFVDVSVGSISPENAAVEFFGREDNGRIYRGLLEQADRGTLFLGEIGGMDPETQTRLLSALESSSFLRVGGSQAVRVDVRVVASTRMALEEEVNSGRFRQDLYYLLNVVTLEIPPLREHSEDVPSLLNFYVDHFVVHEKLPFRRFSMAAQNYLRNYSWPGNVRELRNLVQRLMILGAGDDIELDEVKAALGSIAEQPKLGLNVPEFFNLPLKEARDHFEKSYLEYHFEKNGGSVAKLAAAIGMERTHLYRKLHSLKIKL, translated from the coding sequence ATGAATAAACAAGCGCCCTACATATTGGTGGTCGACGACGAACAGGATATTCGCGAACTGGTGTCGGAGATTTTGGAAGACGAGGGCTATCAAGTCGCGATGGCCGAAAATGCCACGGAAGCGAAGAAACTGAAAAACCAGCGCCAGCCGAATCTGATTCTACTCGACATCTGGATGCCCGATAGCGACGGCATCACGCTGTTGCGGGAATGGGTCGGCGAAGACAGCTCACTCTGTCCGGTAATCATGATGTCCGGCCACGGCTCGGTCGAGTCGGCAGTCGAAGCCACCCGCCTCGGCGCTTACGATTTTCTGGAAAAACCGCTGTCGATGGCAAAATTGCTGTTGATCGTCGAGCGCGCCCTGGAGACCAGTTCCTTGCAGCGGGAAAACGCCGGCCTGAAGCAGCAATTGATGATAGGCGTGGAGCCGGTCGGCAAAAGCGCCGTGGTCGAGCGCACCAAAGACAAACTGAAACGTCTGGCGCAACACGACGCCCGCGTGCTGCTAGTCGGCGAAGCCGGGGTCGGCAAGGAGATGTACGCCCGCTACCTGCACAACAACAGCTCCCGTCGCGACGGCGCCTTTGTCGACGTCTCGGTCGGCAGCATCTCCCCGGAAAACGCGGCGGTCGAATTTTTCGGCCGCGAAGACAACGGCCGGATTTACCGCGGCCTGCTGGAGCAGGCCGACCGCGGCACGCTGTTCCTGGGCGAAATCGGCGGAATGGACCCGGAAACCCAAACTCGATTGCTTAGTGCGTTGGAATCGAGTTCGTTCCTGCGGGTCGGCGGCAGCCAGGCCGTGCGGGTCGACGTGCGCGTGGTCGCCTCGACCCGAATGGCGCTGGAGGAAGAAGTCAACAGCGGCCGCTTCCGCCAGGACTTGTACTACCTACTGAACGTGGTGACGTTAGAAATTCCGCCGCTGCGCGAGCACAGCGAGGATGTACCGAGTCTGCTGAATTTTTACGTCGATCATTTCGTTGTGCACGAAAAACTGCCGTTCCGCCGCTTTTCGATGGCGGCGCAAAATTATCTGCGCAACTACAGTTGGCCCGGCAATGTCCGAGAATTGCGCAATCTGGTGCAGCGGCTGATGATTCTGGGTGCCGGCGATGACATCGAGTTGGACGAAGTCAAAGCAGCGCTAGGTTCGATTGCCGAGCAGCCCAAACTGGGTTTGAACGTGCCGGAATTTTTCAACCTGCCGCTAAAAGAGGCCCGCGACCATTTCGAAAAATCCTATCTGGAGTACCATTTCGAAAAAAACGGCGGCAGCGTCGCCAAGTTAGCTGCGGCGATCGGCATGGAACGTACCCATTTGTACCGGAAACTGCATTCGCTGAAAATCAAGCTGTAA
- the dprA gene encoding DNA-processing protein DprA, with protein sequence MPGIGGGTIQRLLEHFQPEAIFTASRASLGALGISDKLISVLQAPDWQAVETDLAWLAQTGNHAFTLRDPDYPPQLKEIDRPPPVLFVKGDPAVLAEPQLAIVGSRNPSPVGVSTALQFAETLAAAGLVITSGLALGIDAASHQGALNANGCTVAVAGTGLDRVYPARHKDLATQIVEHGALVSEFPPGTGAKASHFPLRNRIISGLCLGLLVVEAAQQSGSLITARLALEQNREVFAIPGSIHNPLARGCNALIRQGAKLVETAEDIFEELGQYNQQSMRTEPESAQTVLDLEQQNLLNLIPYSPTTVDALVHAGTWTVEEVSSMLLVLELQGYVAGIAGGSYLRIK encoded by the coding sequence ATGCCGGGCATCGGCGGCGGAACGATTCAGCGCTTGCTGGAGCATTTTCAACCTGAAGCTATTTTTACCGCCTCCCGCGCCAGCCTTGGCGCTCTCGGAATCAGCGACAAGTTAATCTCCGTGTTGCAAGCGCCCGACTGGCAGGCCGTCGAAACGGATCTGGCTTGGCTGGCACAAACCGGTAACCATGCGTTTACGCTGCGGGATCCGGACTATCCTCCCCAATTGAAAGAAATCGACCGGCCGCCGCCGGTGCTGTTCGTGAAAGGCGATCCGGCCGTATTGGCCGAGCCGCAATTGGCGATCGTCGGCAGTCGCAATCCGTCCCCGGTCGGGGTCAGTACCGCTCTGCAATTTGCCGAAACGCTGGCGGCCGCCGGGTTGGTCATTACCAGCGGTTTGGCGTTGGGCATCGATGCCGCCAGCCACCAAGGGGCTTTGAACGCCAACGGCTGTACCGTTGCCGTGGCCGGCACCGGGCTGGACCGGGTATATCCGGCCCGGCACAAGGACTTGGCCACGCAAATCGTCGAGCACGGCGCTTTGGTGTCCGAATTTCCGCCCGGCACCGGCGCCAAGGCCAGTCATTTCCCGCTCAGGAATCGCATCATCAGCGGCCTATGCCTGGGCTTGCTGGTGGTGGAGGCGGCGCAGCAGAGCGGATCGCTGATCACGGCGCGGCTGGCGTTGGAGCAGAATCGGGAGGTGTTTGCGATTCCGGGTTCGATCCATAACCCGCTGGCACGCGGCTGCAATGCCCTGATTCGGCAAGGTGCGAAACTGGTGGAGACCGCCGAGGATATTTTTGAAGAATTAGGCCAATATAATCAACAAAGTATGCGAACCGAGCCGGAATCGGCGCAGACTGTGCTTGACCTGGAACAACAAAATCTATTGAATTTGATTCCGTATAGCCCCACAACGGTAGATGCTTTGGTGCACGCAGGTACTTGGACGGTCGAAGAGGTCTCCTCGATGTTGCTGGTGTTGGAGCTGCAGGGCTATGTCGCCGGTATCGCCGGCGGTAGCTACCTTCGAATCAAATAA